The region AATAGAAGATGATATTATCACCTCTAGGCTTGCCATGCTGCCTGCCATGGAAGGGTGGCTACGCTTGTGCTTGGTTGCCCTATTTACCCTACTAGCGATTTTGCTCCTCAACCTGATCACTGGTGGAAAGTGCAGACCGGCTGCCAAGAAACAATTGCCTCCTGGGCCATGGACCCTCCCCATCATCGGCAGCCTCCACCACGTCGCCAGCGTCCTCCCCCACCGCACGATGATGAAGCTATCTCGCCGGCACGGGCCGCTGATGCTTCTCAGGCTAGGCGAGGTCCCCACCGTGATCGTCTCCACCGCCGAGGCCGCCACACTTGTTATGAAGACCAACGACCTCACGTTTGCGGGCCGACCGCAGAGCGCGACGTTGGATATCTTCGGCTGCGGCGGCAAGGGGATCGCCTTAGCACCCAACGGTGACCGCTGGCGCCAGATGCTCAAGGTCTCCATCGTGGAGCTCCTCAGCTCCAGGCAGGTGAAGCGCATCGAGGGCATCAGGGCCAAGGAGGTGGGCAACCTCCTCCGTTACATCGCCGTCGCCGCCTCGAGTGGCGCCACCATCAACCTAAGCGAGAAGATGACGGCGCTCAGCAACCACGTCGTCACGCGGGCGGTTTTCGGCGGCAAGTTCTCGCAGCAGGAGGAGTACATCCAGGAGATGCACAAGGTGTTTgtgatgatgggcggcttttgtcTCGTTGACCTTTTCCCATCGTCGCGGTTGGCGCGGTGGTTGAGCAATGGTGAGCGTGACATGAAGAATAGCTGTGGCCGTATGCAGCACATCATCTCTGACATCATAAAGGAGCGCAAGACCGCGCGAGCTGCCGGCGTCGGCCCcaacgacggcgacgacgaggacCTGCAAGACGTGCTGCTCAGGCTGCAGAAAGACGGCTCGCTGGAATTCCCTCTAACCACAGAGTGTATAAGTACCGTCTTGTTGGTGAGTACTATTTCTCTTGatttcaagttactactgaactttttATCGTCCAACTGATAAAGTCAGTCAGTAGCTATTTGTATTTGTGGAACCATGAATGAATTAGGACAAATCGCAGTGCACATGTTGTTCTACACAAAAGAAAATCAACATGATTAAATAATATATACATTTGTTTAGTTGCATCTTTGAATCATTAATATGCGCCTAGATCCTTCGGACATAGTTTGATGTTTGATCGTGCTTTTCACGACCGtcgtttgcaggacatatttgcagGTGGCACGGAAACAACAGGAAGCGTCTTGGCGTGGGCCATGTCCGAGCTTGTGCGAAATCCAGAAATTATGGCTAAGGCACAACAGGAAGTACGGGAGGTGCTAGGTGTAGACAGAGTTGTCATTACTAACAGTGATCTCACTAAACTCCGCTACACGGAGATGGTCATCAAGGAAGCCCTTAGGTTGCATCCGCCCGTTCCTCTGATTCCACGCGCGGCTAGAGAGGATTGTACAGTAATGGGTTATGACATACCTAAAGGCACCAATGTTTACATTAATGTCGTCGCAATTTGTCAAGATCCTGAATACTGGAGCAGTCCTGCAGAGTTTAAGCCAGAGAGGTTTGAGAACAACACAGTGAATTACAATGGAACATACCTCGAATTCATTCCCTTCGGGGCTGGGCGACGGCAATGCCCCGGGACTCAGTTTGGCACATCGCTCGTGGAGATGGTGTTAACAAACATTCTGTATCACTTCGACTGGAAGCTTCTTGACGGGGCTAGCCTCACTTCATTTGACATGTCCGAGAAATTTGGGCTTACACTACAAAgaaggaatgacctgaaactcagaGCTACTCCACGTGTGTTGTCCAAAGCTACGCCATTGAAGTGATGTACGAAGCTTGCATGTTCGCCTATTACCTGCACTTTTAGCACATGTCAATGGTGTCACTATTGCAGTGTATGCTTGTACCTTTATGCAATAGAATAAGATGAGCTCATTGCAAACATTATGTTATTGTATCAACAAGAACATTGTTGTGTTGTGTTACTATCCTTATCATTGTACTGTATCATGTAGAACATGGTTGTATTAGTTCTCTATATTTTATGAACTTTGGTTTAACACATCTACTGTTTTTATTTAACTACTATGTGATTCGTTTGGAATGGATTTATTTAGATTCATATGATTTGTGGTCTCCTCTATGCATTGGTTGGTTCATGTTAATAAGAGAAAGTTGTTAGCTGCCACAACAATAACATAGTGGAGGCTTTATATTCATCTATTTTATTATGAGGGAACTAATTTAAGTTGTCTGTAGCTACCTACCTAGGTGGGGGCAAATTTGTGGGCTAATGGACTAAATTTAGCTCATATTGCTGCCGGCCATCATTTGAATTGCAGTCACCTAACTAATACATTTTTtctaaaaaataataaaataaatatttaaCATATGGTTTCACTCTTAATCAAGTTGGTATCATATACAACAGAAGACAACAACAAAAGATAAATTAGGAAAGGGTACCAAGACTTGGTATGATACAGTAGCATTCCTGTTTTTCGCAGCTACCTCTACAAATTGTTGGTCCATATAAATACGAAGTCGTTGCTTGCTTGTTGCTAGCTGCAACATTGACATTTTTGTCTTCTCAAATTGCTACTGATATTAAGCCAGCGCCTTGGTGCATTAGGTTAGCTAGCTATTGCTGGGGCAAGTTGGATTGTTTTTTGTATATAAACCAGAATTGAATAGGTGGCATGTTCCTATCAATAGAATTTTTTTAAGTCAAGATAGCTAAATATGCATAGGAAGCTAATTTTCTTCACGCTCCATTGAAATGCACAGATATTAACTATGCTTGCCGCCCTAACTTCCGTGGAAATGGTACATGAAGGGGAGTGGTGGCAGAGGAAAGGTACCGACACTGGTGAAGAGGACGACGGAACCGCAGAagtcggtggcggtggcggccgCCCGCCCTCTCNNNNNNNNNNNNNNNNNNNNNNNNNNNNNNNNNNNNNNNNNNNNNNNNNNNNNNNNNNNNNNNNNNNNNNNNNNNNNNNNNNNNNNNNNNNNNNNNNNNNNNNNNNNNNNNNNNNNNNNNNNNNNNNNNNNNNNNNNNNNNNNNNNNNNNNNNNNNNNNNNNNNNNNNNNNNNNNNNNNNNNNNNNNNNNNNNNNNNNNNNNNNNNNNNNNNNNNNNNNNNNNNNNNNNNNNNNNNNNNNNNNNNNNNNNNNNNNNNNNNNNNNNNNNNNNNNNNNNNNNNNNNNNNNNNNNNNNNNNNNNNNNNNNNNNNNNNNNNNNNNNNNNNNNNNNNNNNNNNNNNNNNNNNNNNNNNNNNNNNNNNNNNNNNNNNNNNNNNNNNNNNNNNNNNNNNNNNNNNNNNNNNNNNNNNNNNNNNNNNNNNNNNNNNNNNNNNNNNNNNNNNNNNNNNNNNNNNNNNNNNNNNNNNNNNNNNNNNNNNNNNNNNNNNNNNNNNNNNNNNNNNNNNNNNNNNNNNNNNNNNNNNNNNNNNNNNNNNNNNNNNNNNNNNNNNNNNNNNNNNNNNNNNNNNNNNNNNNNNNNNNNNNNNNNNNGATCGCGCGATGCCATAGAATTAGTGATACAAGCGCACGTATTCAACACATATATACATACTCGGCCCCTCCTATCTCGACGCTAATTTTTAGAGAAAAGGAAAAAGGCCCAAGTGAAGCCCACTAGCGGCCAGGTTGGCCACTGGCTATTCTCCTGGTTTAGGCGTTGCGTTCCAATCTGAATAACCTGTACGCCGTCGTTCCGTGCCCTCACCCGCCTGGACACCTCTACAATCGACGCCTCGCTGCTCCCGATCCAAATTATACCGCGACGGTGATGGCGCGACACAGGCTTCTTCAGTTGTCAATCTTCTAGATCCTCCGGATCCAGCCAACAAGAACTAGCCAAGAATCCAAGGTTCAACGCTTCGCTACATCACGCCATCTATTAATCTCAATTCTTATCTTGTATGATTGTTGAACTTATACATCAGAGTTTTGCTGTTTAATTGTATTGGTTGTGTGATTTGTGATGCTATGATTCGATGAATAATTTACTATCTTGTACTTGTCCTTCAAAATATTGTGATCGTGATGCAAATTATTTTGGATGAGTTCCTATTTGTGATTAAAATTTTTCATGTGTCGAACTAATCCAATATAGCTAATTGAGAGTCTGTTAAGATTAGTTCATTTTTAAGCCGGTTGTTTCAAGTTCGAGCTACTGAAATTGTCTCAAATTCGAGCTACTGAAATTGTCTCAAGTTCTCGGTATTGCATGATCATATATGTTGAAGAAAATTTAGAAGGTAAGTTATTTTCCGATGAAGTTATTAATTTTTCATCCTATTGGCAATTGTAGAGGTAAATATAAACTCAAACAACAGTAACCATGTTTTGTAGCGTGTGGCGTCAATTACAGTATGATAATAGTTATTTTTTTGGTCTATAGAAAAAAGTTATGAACTTGACTTGGCCCCCACATAccaaaatcctggctccgcccctggtggGGGAGGGATGCCAGGCCTTGTCGCCGGCTATTTGCCATGGGTGTGGGCCTTGACCTGAAGGGGTTGGGACTTTTAGAGCAGAGAGCTGTAaattttaaattattttatattttcttagagAAATAGAGGGCACAGAT is a window of Triticum dicoccoides isolate Atlit2015 ecotype Zavitan chromosome 2B, WEW_v2.0, whole genome shotgun sequence DNA encoding:
- the LOC119361651 gene encoding zealexin A1 synthase-like; amino-acid sequence: MLPAMEGWLRLCLVALFTLLAILLLNLITGGKCRPAAKKQLPPGPWTLPIIGSLHHVASVLPHRTMMKLSRRHGPLMLLRLGEVPTVIVSTAEAATLVMKTNDLTFAGRPQSATLDIFGCGGKGIALAPNGDRWRQMLKVSIVELLSSRQVKRIEGIRAKEVGNLLRYIAVAASSGATINLSEKMTALSNHVVTRAVFGGKFSQQEEYIQEMHKVFVMMGGFCLVDLFPSSRLARWLSNGERDMKNSCGRMQHIISDIIKERKTARAAGVGPNDGDDEDLQDVLLRLQKDGSLEFPLTTECISTVLLDIFAGGTETTGSVLAWAMSELVRNPEIMAKAQQEVREVLGVDRVVITNSDLTKLRYTEMVIKEALRLHPPVPLIPRAAREDCTVMGYDIPKGTNVYINVVAICQDPEYWSSPAEFKPERFENNTVNYNGTYLEFIPFGAGRRQCPGTQFGTSLVEMVLTNILYHFDWKLLDGASLTSFDMSEKFGLTLQRRNDLKLRATPRVLSKATPLK